A genomic window from Punica granatum isolate Tunisia-2019 chromosome 2, ASM765513v2, whole genome shotgun sequence includes:
- the LOC116196732 gene encoding protein ANTAGONIST OF LIKE HETEROCHROMATIN PROTEIN 1-like encodes MMESTDFPFLNHEFDYTHLLNLFQDAENLGGAGGGNFSGPFKRQRTSEETSEDDEVGGDSFEAAADGSTLREVLASFMLIEEKAREDNEKWAFDFQEEKSLFDLNPRKRAPSINDYYQTQLDSYCIDQLSESPARRSASLAAAGATMVVSADNSPKGDRGERSGNPTRRLWVKDRSKDWWEQVNSPNFPDSEFKRAFRMSRATFNLICDELDPAITKKNTTLREAIPVHQRVAVCIWRLATGEPLRLVSKKFGLGISTCHKLVLEVCNAIRDILLPKFVQWPGDDRLNLIKSEFEALSGIPNIGGSMYTTHIPIIAPKSGVSAYYNKRHTERNQKTSYSVTVQGVMDHRGVFTDVSIGWPGSYSDDQVLERSTLFKKASSGLLQDTFVAGNTGYPLMDWVLVPYSHKNLTWTQHAFNEKLEEALNVSKEAFCRLKGRWACLQKRTEVKLQDLPVILGACCVLHNVCEIKGEEVGPELRFEVLDDEVIPENSIRGSPRTAQARDQIAHNIFHHGHGTAFL; translated from the coding sequence aTGATGGAATCCACTGATTTCCCCTTCCTCAATCACGAATTCGACTACACCCACCTGCTCAACCTCTTCCAGGACGCGGAGAATCTCGGAGGCGCCGGcggcgggaacttctcgggCCCCTTCAAGCGGCAGCGCACCAGTGAAGAGACGTCAGAGGACGACGAAGTCGGTGGCGACAGCTTCGAGGCGGCGGCTGATGGAAGCACACTGAGGGAAGTGCTCGCTTCGTTCATGCTTATCGAGGAGAAGGCGAGGGAGGACAACGAGAAGTGGGCATTCGACTTCCAGGAAGAGAAGTCCCTCTTCGATTTGAATCCCCGGAAGAGAGCTCCATCTATCAACGATTACTACCAAACCCAGTTGGATTCCTACTGCATCGATCAATTGAGCGAGTCCCCGGCCCGCAGGTCCGCTTCTCTGGCGGCGGCAGGGGCGACAATGGTGGTGTCCGCGGACAACAGTCCGAAGGGGGATAGAGGAGAGAGATCCGGGAACCCAACGCGGAGGCTCTGGGTCAAGGACCGATCCAAGGACTGGTGGGAACAGGTGAATAGCCCCAACTTCCCTGATTCCGAGTTCAAGCGGGCGTTCCGGATGAGCCGTGCCACGTTCAACTTGATCTGCGACGAGCTCGACCCGGCTATCACGAAGAAGAACACGACCCTGCGCGAAGCAATCCCGGTCCATCAGCGGGTCGCGGTTTGCATTTGGAGGCTGGCAACCGGTGAGCCCCTGAGGCTGGTCTCGAAGAAGTTCGGGCTCGGGATCTCAACTTGCCATAAGCTTGTGCTAGAGGTCTGCAACGCAATTCGGGATATACTCCTGCCCAAATTCGTCCAGTGGCCCGGCGATGACAGGCTGAATTTGATCAAGAGCGAGTTCGAGGCGCTCTCGGGGATTCCCAACATCGGCGGATCAATGTACACGACTCACATCCCAATCATAGCCCCGAAATCCGGGGTCTCAGCCTACTACAACAAGAGGCATACAGAGAGGAACCAGAAGACCTCGTATTCGGTGacagtccaaggagtcatgGACCACAGGGGAGTGTTCACGGACGTTTCGATCGGGTGGCCCGGCTCATATTCTGATGACCAGGTCCTGGAGAGATCGACTTTATTCAAGAAGGCGAGCTCCGGGCTCTTGCAGGACACCTTCGTTGCAGGTAACACAGGTTACCCGTTAATGGACTGGGTTCTGGTGCCGTACTCGCACAAGAACCTGACGTGGACGCAGCACGCGTTCAACGAGAAGCTCGAGGAGGCCCTGAATGTGAGCAAGGAGGCCTTCTGCAGGCTAAAAGGCAGGTGGGCTTGTCTGCAGAAGAGGACTGAGGTGAAGCTCCAGGACTTGCCCGTGATCTTAGGGGCTTGCTGCGTCTTGCACAATGTGTGTGAGATCAAGGGCGAGGAGGTGGGGCCCGAGCTGAGGTTCGAGGTCTTGGACGATGAGGTCATCCCGGAGAACAGCATTCGGGGTTCCCCCAGGACCGCGCAGGCCAGAGACCAGATTGCTCACAATATATTCCACCATGGACATGGCACTGCTTTCTTGTAG
- the LOC116195384 gene encoding uncharacterized protein LOC116195384, protein MASSSKFDLSSGSPDRPLYNGAQRGPHAASPMDRSGSFRESMETSVSSSLPAVSRNSSVVAQTDVLNFFQCSFDSKLLALDYKSNRQVDLRRSVAVALGFPPDSPSNISRAKLLAPPSQEEIKRVKLGLRECSGKARERAKTFSEALSLLNKCFPSLSTKKRSRSDVFSNDRSGPMLSSDRPMPGQGLGKAGSQSNIIAGGFEHEQQKSEERTKKRPRTSLVDVKPKVQGHGPLRPSGPVDRERDLQKLANNSSVQGDDRTMPIGVDGWEKSKTKKKRSGIKPDATSGAISTKPVDGHRELKQGSQQRSLNDARPRLNSDVHGFRQGFANGALGVGKSEVISPQTGLSGRVASPKIDHDGGNLPGDRRDRPLNSDKERLNLKAANKINGRDDFNSASPTSSTRVNASVRGPRANSGVVPKLSQVMNRVNGTNDWEIPHSTNRPPAAVGSNNRKRTASARSSSPPASQWTGQHQKTSRTGRRTNLGPSVSSNDEASPLDTTSDVGGNDVAGIPRRLSVSSPQLIKFKGDLLSSSTLSEGEDSGAAEIKSRDRVKKSDEVDQKSGQHVQKVSTLAVPSRKNKLVSGEDHGDGIKRQGRSGRGFTSTRSLLPRGVKLGNEETAKQLRTARPGLDKNESKAGRPPTRKLSDRKSYARQRHTSINAAADFLVGSDDGHEELLAAANAVISPAHEFLKPFWKYMEPLFGFISDVDVDYLKEQGNSGSAVRTPKLDGLVDTDDLSTLQNGFVLSEGEREIGAGDLTRISLFERCLAALIPEDEASSISENDELRTDAYGSSHDLNDDLESNGFSYQSAHQNISALNGCMVTGMPEYQEHVNNVVSVVRTGSNSRVDCPVNGLLTDQLLTSAVGPFQSLHESMDINEKLMLELQSVAIFPEAMLSTDRGESVRIKDEIYQLMDKYHGQVSKKKVLLDRLLKSALETKESQEREFEQLALDKLVGMAHDKYMMCWGPAGGKSSSNKMARQASLAFVKRTLDRCRQFEETGKSCFSEPSFREIFHSGSSRLSLTRLTASKSSQQSPSFQYDINSSDLLNHLPEQGKEEAGPNRVKKRELLLEEVVGGNSFSAPLSSSTKGKRSERDREGKGHNREVLSRTGNTKSGRSAVSNGKGERKTKAKPKQKTTQLSVSINGLVGNSDQTKPVIVSGSKLTEASNASNSKEKVECGMEQLEEPLDFSHLQLPGIDELGVSDDLGGQAQDLASWLNIDDDNLQDHDFMGLEIPMDDLSDLNMMV, encoded by the exons ATGGCATCATCTAGTAAGTTTGATCTGTCTTCTGGTAGCCCAGATAGGCCGTTATACAACGGTGCGCAGCGTGGACCTCACGCAGCCAGTCCAATGGACAGATCAGGTAGTTTTCGTGAGAGCATGGAGACTTCAGTCTCATCCTCTCTTCCTGCCGTGTCGAGAAACAGTTCGGTTGTAGCACAAACAGATGTTTTGAATTTCTTCCAATGCTCATTTGATTCAAAATTGCTGGCTTTGGACTATAAATCTAACCGCCAAGTGGACTTAAGACGGAGTGTAGCTGTTGCTCTTGGTTTTCCACCAGATTCGCCATCTAATATTTCGAGGGCGAAGCTGCTAGCGCCCCCTTCGCAAGAGGAAATAAAACGAGTGAAGCTTGGCTTGCGTGAATGTTCTGGCAAAGCGAG GGAACGGGCAAAAACGTTCTCTGAAGCCTTATCTCTACTCAACAAGTGCTTTCCAAGTCTATCAACTAAGAAGAGATCTCGGTCAGACGTGTTTTCTAATGATCGGTCAGGCCCCATGTTATCAAGTGACCGCCCAATGCCAGGGCAAGGCCTTGGTAAAGCAGGGTCGCAGAGTAACATTATTGCTGGTGGTTTTGAGCATGAACAGCAGAAGTCAGAAGAACGGACCAAAAAACGCCCCAGAACATCATTGGTGGATGTGAAG cCGAAAGTACAGGGTCATGGCCCTTTGAGGCCTTCTGGGCCTGTTGATAGGGAGAGAGATTTGCAGAAATTAGCGAATAATTCCTCAGTTCAAGGTGACGATCGTACAATGCCTATTGGTGTTGATGGCTGggaaaaatcaaaaacaaagaagaagcGTTCTGGTATAAAGCCTGATGCTACTTCAGGTGCAATCTCTACTAAACCTGTTGATGGCCACCGAGAACTCAAGCAAGGAAGTCAACAAAGATCACTTAATGATGCCCGACCAAGGTTGAACAGTGATGTCCACGGGTTCAG GCAGGGGTTTGCTAATGGAGCTCTGGGAGTTGGAAAGAGCGAAGTAATTTCACCACAAACAGGATTGTCTGGCCGCGTTGCTAGTCCCAAAATTGACCATGATGGGGGTAACCTTCCAGGTGATAGGAGAGATCGTCCATTGAATTCAGACAAGGAAAGGCTGAACCTTAAGGCCGCTAATAa GATAAATGGCCGTGATGATTTCAACTCTGCTAGTCCCACATCTAGTACAAGAGTGAATGCTTCTGTTCGAGGCCCACGAGCAAATTCTGGTGTTGTACCCAAGTTAAGCCAAGTCATGAACAGAGTGAATGGCACTAATGATTGGGAGATCCCTCATTCTACAAATAGACCTCCTGCTGCCGTTGGATCCAACAACCGGAAACGCACAGCATCTGCCCGTTCTTCTTCACCGCCAGCTTCTCAGTGGACTGGTCAACATCAGAAGACTTCCCGTACTGGTAGGAGGACAAATCTTGGTCCATCTGTTTCGAGTAATGATGAGGCATCTCCTCTGGATACCACGTCTGATGTTGGTGGCAATGATGTTGCGGGAATCCCAAGACGCTTGTCTGTCAGCTCTCCTCAACTTATCAAATTTAAAGGTGACCTGTTATCTTCTTCCACATTATCAGAGGGTGAGGACTCGGGGGCTGCTGAAATTAAATCCAGAGATAGAGTTAAGAAGTCTGATGAGGTGGATCAAAAATCTGGTCAGCATGTTCAAAAGGTCTCAACTTTGGCAGTTCCGTCAAGGAAGAACAAGTTAGTGTCAGGGGAAGACCATGGAGATGGTATCAAAAGGCAAGGCAGGAGCGGACGTGGTTTTACTTCAACTAGGTCACTTTTGCCACGTGGAGTGAAGCTTGGCAATGAGGAAACTGCAAAGCAGCTTAGGACGGCTAGACCCGGTCTTGACAAAAATGAAAG CAAGGCAGGTCGACCACCAACTAGGAAACTTTCGGATCGTAAATCTTATGCTCGTCAACGGCATACATCAATTAATGCAGCTGCTGATTTTCTTG TTGGCTCGGACGATGGGCACGAAGAGCTACTGGCAGCTGCAAATGCTGTGATCAGCCCAG CTCATGAGTTCCTGAAACCGTTTTGGAAGTATATGGAGCCGCTCTTTGGTTTTATATCAGATGTAGATGTTGACTATCTGAAGGAACAG GGAAATTCTGGATCTGCAGTCCGAACACCAAAACTAGATGGTCTGGTTGATACAGATGATCTCAGTACTCTCCAGAACGGATTTGTGTTAAGTGAAGGTGAAAGAGAGATTGGAGCAGGGGATCTAACTAGGATTTCTCTCTTCGAAAGATGCTTGGCTGCTTTAATTCCAGAGGATGAGGCCAGTAGTATCAGTGAAAATGATGAACTCAGGACTGATGCATATGGATCTAGCCATGACCTAAATGATGATTTGGAGTCAAATGGATTTAGTTACCAATCAGCCCATCAAAATATTTCTGCTCTTAATGGTTGCATGGTAACTGGCATGCCTGAATACCAAGAGCATGTGAATAATGTGGTGAGCGTCGTAAGAACGGGAAGCAATTCAAGGGTAGATTGTCCCGTAAATGGCTTACTTACAGACCAATTATTGACATCTGCTGTGGGTCCTTTTCAATCCCTGCATGAGAGTATGGATATAAATGAGAAACTCATGCTGGAACTTCAAAGTGTTGCGATTTTCCCAGAGGCAATG CTTAGCACAGACAGAGGGGAGAGTGTGAGAATTAAGGATGAGATTTATCAATTGATGGATAAATACCATGGGCAG GTATCAAAGAAGAAAGTTTTGCTGGATAGACTATTAAAGTCTGCCTTGGAAACAAAAGAATCACAAGAGAG GGAGTTTGAACAACTTGCATTGGACAAGCTTGTAGGAATGGCTCATGATAAGTATATG ATGTGTTGGGGTCCTGCTGGTGGGAAGAGCTCCAGCAACAAAATGGCTAGACAAGCTTCCTTAGCTTTCGTGAAACGCACGTTAGATAGGTGCAGACAATTTGAAGAGACAGGCAAAAGCTGCTTTAGTGAGCCCTCATTTAGGGAGATCTTCCATTCTGGATCTTCCCGTCTCAGTCTCACTCGATTAACAG CTTCCAAGAGTTCACAGCAAAGTCCTTCCTTTCAATATGACATAAACTCTAGTGATCTGCTAAATCACCTGCCCGAACAAGGCAAGGAAGAGGCAGGGCCAAACAGGGTAAAGAAGAGGGAATTGTTGCTGGAGGAGGTCGTTGGTGGTAATTCCTTCTCTGCTCCTTTATCTAGCAGTACCAAAGGGAAGAGGAGTGAAAGGGACAGAGAGGGTAAGGGGCATAACAGAGAGGTCCTATCTAGAACAGGAAACACGAAAAGTGGTCGATCGGCAGTTTCCAATGGTAAAGGGGAAAGAAAAACTAAAGCAAAGCCTAAACAGAAAACAACCCAATTATCTGTTTCCATCAATGGCCTTGTTGGAAATTCCGATCAAACAAAACCAGTCATTGTTTCCGGTTCAAAGTTAACAGAGGCATCAAATGCTAGCAATTCAAAGGAAAAAGTGGAGTGTGGGATGGAACAACTCGAGGAACCGCTTGATTTCTCGCATCTGCAGCTTCCTGGAATAGATGAACTCGGTGTGTCGGATGATCTTGGGGGACAAGCGCAGGATCTAGCTTCATGGTTGAATATTGATGATGACAACTTGCAAGATCATGATTTTATGGGCCTCGAGATTCCAATGGACGACCTCTCAGACTTGAATATGATGGTTTGA
- the LOC116196170 gene encoding mitogen-activated protein kinase kinase 2, with the protein MKKGGLGLNLKLSLPPPEEVSKFLTQSGTFMDGDLLVNKDGVRIVSQGSVEAPPPIKPTDNQMSLADIDTIKVIGKGNGGIVQLVQHKWTGQFFALKVIQMNIEECARRQIAQELKINQSSQCPHIVVCYQSFYDNGAISIILEYMDGGSLADFLKKVKSIPEPYLAAISKQVLQGLIYLHHDRHIIHRDLKPSNLLINHQGEVKITDFGVSAIMASTSGQANTFVGTYNYMSPERIIGGKYGSKSDIWSLGLVLLECATGHFPYTPREQEEGWTNFYELMEAIVEEAPPSAPSDEFSPEFCSFISACVQKDPKDRQSAPELMHHPFLSLYDDLNVDLASYFRNAGSPLATF; encoded by the exons ATGAAGAAAGGCGGGCTAGGGTTGAACCTCAagctctctcttcctcctcccgaGGAAGTCTCCAAATTCCT AACTCAGAGCGGGACGTTCATGGACGGAGATCTGCTGGTCAATAAGGATGGAGTTCGAATTGTGTCTCAGGGTAGTGTCGAAGCG CCACCTCCCATCAAGCCAACAGACAATCAGATGAGCTTGGCTGATATTGATACAATTAAAGTCATTGGAAAGGGGAACGGTGGAATCGTGCAGCTCGTGCAACACAAATGGACAGGCCAGTTCTTTGCTTTGAAG GTCATTCAAATGAACATCGAGGAGTGTGCTCGCAGGCAGATTGCACAGGAACTAAAAATCAATCAGTCATCACAGTGTCCGCATATTGTTGTCTGTTACCAGTCCTTCTACGACAATGGTGCAATTTCAATAATCTTAGAATACATGGATGGAGGATCTTTGGCTGACTTcctgaaaaaagtaaaaagtatTCCCGAGCCATATCTTGCTGCCATCAGTAAGCAG GTGCTTCAGGGTTTGATATATTTGCATCACGACAGACACATCATCCACCGGGATCTGAAGCCATCTAACCTATTGATAAATCATCAAGGCGAGGTCAAAATCACTGATTTTGGAGTCAGTGCAATTATGGCAAGCACATCGGGACAGGCAAATACCTTTGTGGGCACATACAACTACATGTCG CCTGAGAGAATAATCGGAGGCAAGTATGGGAGCAAAAGTGATATTTGGAGCCTTGGGCTAGTATTGCTAGAGTGTGCAACGGGTCATTTCCCATACACACCTCGTGAgcaagaagaaggatggaccAACTTTTATGAGCTTATGGAGGCCATTGTCGAGGAAGCGCCACCGTCTGCGCCTTCTGATGAGTTCTCACCTGAGTTCTGttcatttatttctgcatg TGTACAAAAAGACCCAAAGGACCGACAATCTGCACCAGAACTGATG CATCATCCTTTCCTCAGCTTGTATGATGATCTGAACGTTGATCTCGCTTCTTACTTCAGAAATGCTGGCTCTCCGCTTGCAACCTTTTGA